One Vibrio taketomensis DNA window includes the following coding sequences:
- the cpxA gene encoding envelope stress sensor histidine kinase CpxA codes for MRLPRFTSLYGRIFAIFWLTMLLVLIAVLALPHLDPRKSHDIPQKHIKQMQEYAQRIEQRYQHVDNLNQLLRQIEKDRPSPRDPRPRFFLTDLDGRILTAQKQRNFKLRALQNFISSIESVDHPKQRLYGHYMVAGPVPISLAGENLHMYVSFKWDEPPPFLLKLFDHPLQLLLTVMLVSTPFLLWLAWALSQPARRLERAARTVAKGEFIVDPSLEKGTKEFRQAGAAFNQMVQDVNQMISGQQRLLSDISHELRSPLTRLRMATALATRKQGESPELTRIDTEAQRLEQMISELLELSRMQLDSHTDRERQPLSSLWEAILTDAQFEAEQMGKTLSYTAIPERNISGKPKLLMSALDNIVRNAIHYGKDHIEVSISADNEQVIVHVDDNGEGVPEQELDAIFRPFYRVSTARDRVSGGTGLGLAITQSAVRQHSGTIEATRSPLGGLRVTICLPLLFD; via the coding sequence ATGCGTCTACCTCGCTTTACCAGTCTATACGGACGTATCTTTGCTATTTTCTGGCTAACAATGTTATTGGTGCTGATCGCGGTTTTAGCGCTGCCGCATCTTGATCCACGTAAGTCTCATGACATTCCACAAAAGCACATCAAACAAATGCAAGAGTATGCGCAGCGTATTGAGCAACGCTATCAGCATGTGGATAACTTAAACCAGCTACTACGTCAGATAGAAAAAGATCGCCCTTCACCACGCGATCCTCGACCAAGGTTCTTCTTGACGGATCTTGATGGCAGAATTCTGACAGCGCAAAAGCAGCGTAATTTTAAACTGCGCGCGCTACAAAACTTTATCTCTAGTATTGAATCTGTCGATCATCCTAAACAACGACTTTATGGTCACTACATGGTCGCGGGGCCAGTGCCGATTTCGCTGGCAGGCGAAAACCTCCATATGTACGTGTCATTTAAATGGGATGAGCCACCACCGTTCTTATTGAAGCTATTTGACCACCCACTGCAACTTCTGCTTACCGTCATGTTGGTCAGTACGCCATTCTTGCTATGGCTTGCTTGGGCACTTAGCCAACCTGCAAGGCGTTTAGAGCGCGCTGCGCGTACCGTGGCAAAAGGGGAATTTATCGTTGACCCCAGCCTAGAAAAAGGCACGAAGGAATTTCGCCAAGCCGGTGCAGCCTTCAACCAAATGGTGCAAGACGTCAATCAGATGATCTCTGGTCAACAACGTTTGCTATCGGATATTTCCCATGAGTTACGCTCGCCACTCACTCGTTTACGCATGGCAACCGCACTCGCCACGCGCAAACAAGGCGAAAGCCCTGAACTGACACGCATAGATACTGAAGCACAGCGCTTAGAACAAATGATCAGTGAACTGCTTGAGTTATCACGCATGCAACTTGATAGTCATACCGATCGTGAGCGCCAACCGTTGAGTAGTTTATGGGAAGCAATCCTTACCGATGCTCAATTCGAAGCCGAACAAATGGGCAAAACGCTAAGTTACACAGCCATTCCTGAACGTAACATCTCAGGTAAACCGAAACTGCTGATGAGCGCATTAGACAACATTGTGCGCAATGCAATTCATTATGGTAAAGACCATATTGAAGTTTCGATTTCTGCCGATAACGAACAGGTCATCGTTCATGTCGACGACAATGGCGAAGGTGTGCCTGAACAAGAACTTGATGCCATTTTCCGTCCGTTTTACCGTGTCTCAACCGCACGTGACCGCGTCAGTGGTGGTACCGGACTTGGCCTTGCGATTACTCAAAGCGCCGTTCGTCAACATAGCGGCACGATTGAAGCCACACGCAGCCCACTTGGCGGGTTGCGAGTCACGATCTGTTTACCGCTTCTGTTTGACTAG
- a CDS encoding tRNA (cytidine(34)-2'-O)-methyltransferase codes for MFDIALYEPEIAPNTGNIIRLSANCGANLHLIEPLGFDLEEKKVRRAGLDYHDLARVKRHKNLQAFLDYLQNEREGGYRIFACTTKTTGHHVDAKFQTGDVLLFGPETRGLPADVIDSLPMEQRIRIPMMPDARSLNLSNAVAIIAYEAWRQMGFQGAQ; via the coding sequence ATGTTTGATATTGCTTTATACGAACCGGAAATAGCGCCAAACACTGGCAATATTATTCGTCTAAGTGCCAACTGTGGCGCTAACCTGCATCTAATTGAACCACTTGGTTTTGATTTGGAAGAGAAAAAAGTGCGCCGTGCGGGCTTGGATTATCATGACCTAGCACGCGTTAAACGCCATAAAAATTTGCAGGCCTTTTTGGACTATTTGCAAAATGAGCGTGAAGGTGGATACCGTATTTTCGCCTGTACCACCAAAACTACCGGTCATCACGTCGATGCAAAATTTCAAACCGGTGATGTGCTACTGTTTGGTCCGGAGACCCGAGGCCTACCGGCGGATGTGATCGACAGCTTACCAATGGAACAGCGCATTCGCATTCCGATGATGCCAGATGCACGTAGCCTTAACTTATCCAATGCCGTTGCAATCATTGCTTATGAAGCATGGCGTCAGATGGGCTTTCAGGGCGCACAATAA
- a CDS encoding FxsA family protein, which produces MFPILLLLFILVPIIEIGLFIQVGGFLGLWPTIALVLITAFVGASLVRSQGLQTLMNVQNRLQQGELPAQQIVEGVMLAVAGVLLLTPGFMTDALGMLILLPAPRAVIAKYLMSKMVVRSVGGGFQGGFGNHGGFEQQNGFDQDPFQRNPFDQSHDKGNTFEGEYERKDDDDNDRNRLN; this is translated from the coding sequence GTGTTTCCTATCTTACTTTTACTCTTTATCTTAGTTCCGATTATTGAAATTGGCCTATTTATTCAAGTCGGCGGATTTCTTGGCTTATGGCCAACCATTGCGTTAGTTTTGATTACCGCATTCGTTGGTGCGTCACTGGTTCGTAGCCAAGGATTGCAGACACTAATGAATGTGCAAAATCGCCTACAGCAGGGAGAGTTACCGGCGCAGCAAATTGTGGAAGGTGTCATGCTGGCGGTGGCCGGTGTGCTGTTACTGACTCCTGGCTTTATGACCGATGCGTTAGGTATGTTAATTCTTTTGCCGGCGCCACGCGCAGTGATTGCAAAATACCTGATGAGTAAAATGGTTGTGCGCTCTGTTGGTGGTGGTTTCCAAGGTGGGTTTGGCAACCATGGTGGTTTTGAGCAGCAAAATGGTTTTGACCAAGATCCTTTCCAGCGTAATCCGTTTGACCAATCACATGATAAGGGCAATACCTTTGAAGGTGAGTATGAACGCAAGGATGACGACGACAACGATCGTAATCGACTCAATTAG
- the aspA gene encoding aspartate ammonia-lyase: protein MATLSEVTAVNSATRIEEDLLGERHVPADAYYGIHTLRAMENFNISNVTISDVPEFVRGMVMTKKAAALANKELGAIPKDVADYILQACDLILETGKCMDQFPSDVYQGGAGTSVNMNTNEVIANVALELMGKEKGQYQFINPNDHVNKSQSTNCAYPTGFRIAVYNSVHTLMTSIEYLKAAFELKAQEFNGVLKMGRTQLQDAVPMTVGQEFRAWAVTLNEEIRVLEYTSKLLLEINLGATAIGTGLNAPAGYQGLAVKHLAEVTGLEVVPAEDLIEATSDCGAYVMIHGALKRLAVKLSKICNDLRLLSSGPRAGLNELNLPELQAGSSIMPAKVNPVIPEVVNQVCFKVLGNDNTISFAAEGGQLQLNVMEPVIAQSMFESISLLNNACINLRDKCIDGITVNKEICENYVYNSIGIVTYLNPYIGHHEGDIVGKICAETGKSVREVVLDRGLLTAEEIDEILCVENFMHPTYKAKRYE from the coding sequence ATGGCTACCCTATCAGAAGTTACTGCAGTTAACTCAGCCACTCGTATCGAAGAAGATCTACTAGGCGAACGTCACGTACCTGCCGATGCTTACTACGGCATTCACACGCTACGTGCGATGGAAAACTTCAACATCTCTAATGTAACTATCTCTGACGTACCTGAGTTTGTACGCGGCATGGTTATGACTAAAAAAGCGGCAGCTCTTGCAAACAAAGAGCTAGGCGCTATTCCTAAAGATGTTGCTGACTACATTCTTCAAGCGTGTGATTTGATCCTTGAAACGGGCAAATGCATGGACCAATTCCCATCAGACGTATACCAAGGCGGTGCTGGTACTTCAGTAAACATGAATACCAACGAAGTTATCGCTAACGTTGCGCTTGAGCTAATGGGCAAAGAAAAAGGTCAATACCAATTCATTAACCCTAATGACCATGTAAACAAGAGCCAATCAACTAACTGTGCTTACCCAACTGGTTTCCGTATCGCGGTTTACAACAGTGTTCACACACTAATGACCTCTATCGAATACCTAAAAGCAGCATTTGAACTTAAAGCACAAGAGTTCAACGGCGTACTAAAAATGGGTCGTACACAGCTACAAGACGCAGTGCCAATGACTGTTGGTCAAGAGTTCCGCGCTTGGGCAGTAACACTAAACGAAGAAATCCGCGTTCTTGAGTACACATCAAAACTGCTACTTGAAATCAACCTGGGCGCAACTGCAATCGGTACTGGTCTAAACGCACCAGCGGGTTACCAAGGCCTAGCGGTGAAACACCTTGCAGAAGTAACGGGTCTAGAAGTCGTTCCTGCCGAAGATTTGATCGAAGCAACTTCTGACTGTGGCGCTTACGTAATGATCCACGGCGCACTAAAACGCCTAGCGGTGAAACTATCTAAGATCTGTAATGACCTACGTCTACTTTCTTCTGGTCCTCGCGCAGGTCTAAATGAATTGAACCTACCTGAACTACAAGCAGGTTCTTCAATCATGCCAGCAAAAGTAAACCCAGTAATTCCAGAAGTTGTAAACCAAGTGTGTTTCAAAGTTCTAGGTAACGACAACACTATCTCGTTTGCAGCAGAAGGTGGTCAGCTACAACTTAACGTAATGGAACCTGTGATTGCACAAAGCATGTTTGAATCTATTTCACTGCTAAACAACGCATGTATCAACCTACGTGATAAGTGTATCGACGGCATCACAGTGAACAAAGAGATCTGTGAAAACTACGTTTACAACTCTATCGGTATCGTCACTTACCTAAACCCATACATCGGCCACCACGAAGGTGACATCGTAGGTAAGATCTGTGCAGAGACTGGTAAGAGCGTACGTGAAGTGGTTCTAGACCGTGGTCTACTGACTGCAGAAGAGATTGACGAAATCCTTTGCGTTGAAAACTTCATGCATCCAACGTATAAAGCAAAACGCTACGAATAA
- a CDS encoding anaerobic C4-dicarboxylate transporter has protein sequence MIAVELFVVLLFIFLGARIGGIGIGFAGGAGVIALSLGLGVHTSQAYIPVDVILIIMSVITAIAAMQVAGGMDWLVQVAENFLRKNPKRITFYAPIVTYVMTLMAGTGHTAFSTLPVIAEVAKGQGVRPSRPLSIAVIASQIAITASPISAAVVAFAAMLAPKGVDYLTLLAVCIPTTFIACMIGAFVANFMGKELKDDPVYQQRLEQGLIKLAGSEKRELLPTAKRATYIFLIAIGLVVCYAAAISHSIGLIENPALGRNEAIMTVMLAAAALIVFTTKIDANQIPAASTFRSGMTACVCVLGVAWLGSTFVNAHVNEIKEVADELLADYPWMLALVLFFASMLLYSQGATTVALMPAALAIGVAPLTAVASFAAVSALFVLPTYPTLLAAVEMDDTGSTRIGKYVFNHPFFIPGVVTISSAVALGFAFGGLVI, from the coding sequence ATGATTGCAGTCGAGCTGTTCGTCGTTCTGCTCTTTATCTTTTTAGGAGCTAGAATTGGGGGTATCGGCATCGGTTTTGCCGGTGGTGCTGGGGTTATCGCTTTATCACTAGGGCTGGGTGTGCACACAAGCCAAGCCTACATTCCGGTAGATGTTATTCTAATTATCATGTCAGTTATTACCGCGATTGCCGCAATGCAAGTTGCCGGTGGTATGGACTGGCTAGTGCAAGTTGCAGAAAACTTTTTACGCAAAAATCCTAAGCGCATTACCTTTTACGCACCGATTGTGACTTACGTAATGACACTGATGGCTGGTACTGGCCACACGGCGTTCTCCACGCTACCGGTTATTGCAGAAGTGGCCAAAGGCCAAGGCGTTCGTCCTTCACGTCCGCTTTCTATTGCTGTTATCGCTTCACAAATTGCGATTACTGCCTCACCGATTTCTGCTGCGGTGGTTGCTTTTGCTGCCATGCTAGCACCTAAAGGCGTCGACTACTTAACGCTGCTTGCCGTGTGTATTCCTACCACCTTTATCGCTTGTATGATTGGCGCATTTGTCGCTAACTTTATGGGTAAAGAGTTAAAAGACGATCCGGTTTACCAACAACGTCTTGAACAAGGCCTAATCAAGCTTGCGGGTAGCGAAAAACGCGAATTGTTGCCAACCGCTAAACGCGCAACCTATATCTTCCTGATCGCCATCGGTTTGGTCGTCTGCTACGCTGCTGCGATCTCACACTCAATTGGTCTGATTGAAAACCCAGCGCTTGGTCGTAACGAAGCCATCATGACTGTGATGTTAGCAGCGGCAGCACTGATTGTTTTCACTACCAAAATTGATGCTAACCAAATTCCTGCAGCTAGCACCTTCCGTTCAGGTATGACAGCTTGTGTATGCGTACTCGGTGTTGCATGGTTAGGTTCAACCTTTGTTAACGCTCACGTTAATGAGATCAAAGAAGTGGCTGACGAGTTACTTGCCGACTATCCATGGATGCTGGCATTAGTACTGTTCTTTGCTTCAATGCTACTTTATTCACAAGGTGCAACCACCGTTGCTCTAATGCCTGCCGCACTGGCTATTGGCGTTGCGCCATTAACTGCGGTTGCATCATTTGCTGCGGTCAGCGCGCTATTTGTACTACCGACTTACCCAACGTTACTGGCTGCAGTTGAAATGGATGATACCGGTTCAACTCGCATTGGTAAGTACGTATTCAACCACCCATTCTTTATTCCAGGTGTGGTCACCATTAGCTCAGCCGTTGCTCTTGGGTTTGCCTTTGGTGGGCTGGTGATTTAA
- a CDS encoding protein-disulfide reductase DsbD, with amino-acid sequence MRSVFSILILCLSVVASPAMALFGNNSNTPSFTTDNNRFVPVDDAFPFNNFQQNNRVFLDWQVKHDYYLYQERISISAENVTLGELDIREGQPYHDEFFGDVHIYTEPLFVEVPLQDYQPGARLIVQYQGCAKAGFCYPPETRVIDVKAFTTASNDATTQSADTSLTKPQTSSTPTSQSPAPQSKESSLAGQLADNWWTPLLFLALGVGLAFTPCVLPMYPILTSIVLGSGKLSHRRALGLSFIYVQGMALTYTLLGLVVASAGMQFQAAMQHPYVLFGLSVMFVALALSMFGAYTLQLPSSVQTWLNGLSNKQQGGSNAGVFAMGAISGLVCSPCTTAPLSGALLYVAQSGDLVTGAVALYALALGMGIPLMLAAVFGNKLLPKAGAWMDRVKVLFGFVLLAAPIFLLERILPEQWSTALWSALGIAAFGWLYHLKNSLTFGGWKQSAVGIIAVLGLFASAQPLLNYWFSPQAQVAEHGVEFIKISNVAELEQQLEKAQLAGKPVMLDYYADWCVACKEFEKYTFHTPEVESKLKDFVLLQADVTKNQMQDIELLQKLNVLGLPTIEFWNADGSHQPNARITGFMDAPSFINHLNAHQL; translated from the coding sequence ATGCGCTCAGTTTTTTCCATTCTGATTTTATGCCTAAGTGTCGTGGCGTCACCCGCGATGGCGCTGTTTGGCAACAACTCTAATACTCCGAGTTTTACCACTGACAACAATCGATTCGTTCCTGTTGATGACGCGTTTCCTTTCAATAATTTTCAGCAGAATAATCGCGTATTTCTCGATTGGCAGGTCAAACACGACTACTACTTGTATCAAGAACGCATCTCGATTAGTGCAGAAAATGTGACCTTAGGTGAGCTTGATATTCGTGAAGGGCAGCCTTATCACGATGAATTTTTTGGCGATGTCCATATCTATACCGAGCCACTGTTTGTTGAAGTTCCTCTACAGGATTATCAACCAGGCGCGCGTTTAATCGTTCAGTATCAAGGCTGTGCCAAAGCAGGCTTTTGCTACCCACCGGAAACTCGAGTGATTGATGTCAAAGCCTTTACTACTGCAAGCAACGACGCCACAACACAGTCAGCGGATACTTCGCTAACCAAGCCACAAACATCATCCACACCAACCAGCCAATCACCTGCGCCGCAATCCAAAGAAAGCAGCCTTGCAGGCCAATTAGCTGATAATTGGTGGACACCACTGCTATTTTTAGCTCTTGGGGTTGGTCTTGCTTTTACCCCATGTGTACTGCCTATGTACCCAATTCTGACCAGTATCGTATTAGGAAGCGGGAAGTTATCGCACCGCCGCGCTCTTGGTTTGTCATTTATTTATGTACAAGGTATGGCGCTCACTTACACCTTACTCGGTTTAGTTGTGGCATCGGCAGGCATGCAGTTCCAAGCTGCAATGCAACACCCATACGTATTGTTTGGCCTTAGTGTCATGTTTGTCGCCTTAGCCTTATCGATGTTTGGTGCTTACACATTGCAACTGCCATCAAGTGTGCAAACTTGGCTTAACGGCCTGAGCAACAAGCAGCAAGGGGGGAGTAATGCAGGTGTGTTCGCTATGGGTGCGATATCTGGTCTAGTGTGTTCACCATGCACCACAGCACCGCTTTCTGGTGCTCTGCTCTATGTCGCTCAAAGTGGCGATTTAGTCACAGGTGCCGTAGCGCTCTATGCACTGGCCTTAGGTATGGGTATTCCGCTAATGTTGGCGGCGGTATTTGGCAACAAACTACTACCAAAAGCCGGTGCTTGGATGGATCGCGTTAAGGTACTATTCGGCTTTGTATTACTCGCTGCGCCAATTTTCCTATTGGAGCGTATCTTACCAGAACAGTGGTCTACCGCTTTGTGGTCTGCGCTTGGCATTGCCGCTTTTGGTTGGCTTTATCACCTTAAAAACTCGCTAACTTTTGGCGGTTGGAAACAGAGTGCGGTCGGCATTATTGCGGTATTGGGTCTATTTGCTTCGGCGCAACCTCTGCTCAACTACTGGTTTAGTCCACAAGCACAAGTCGCTGAGCATGGCGTTGAATTTATCAAAATCAGCAATGTAGCAGAGCTTGAGCAGCAGCTGGAAAAAGCGCAATTGGCGGGGAAACCTGTCATGCTCGATTACTATGCTGATTGGTGTGTTGCGTGTAAGGAATTTGAAAAATACACATTCCATACACCAGAAGTGGAAAGCAAATTAAAGGATTTTGTTTTGCTTCAAGCAGATGTAACGAAAAACCAAATGCAAGATATCGAACTGCTGCAGAAATTAAATGTCCTTGGTTTACCAACTATTGAGTTTTGGAATGCTGATGGCAGTCATCAGCCAAATGCTCGCATTACTGGTTTCATGGATGCACCAAGTTTTATTAACCACTTAAACGCTCATCAACTCTAG
- a CDS encoding response regulator, with translation MDSNYTIIIADDHPLFRNALFQAIHMAISGANLLEADSLEALISLLGKEPDADLLLLDLKMPGANGMSGLIQMRAEFPDLPIVVVSASEEPSVVTQVKSHGAFGFIPKSSDMRELIAALNQVLGGEPFFPEGSITNHAACTDLAEKIATLTPQQYKVLGMLSDGLLNKQIAYELNVSEATIKAHMTAIFRKLGVKNRTQAVILLQQLESES, from the coding sequence ATGGACTCAAATTACACCATCATCATTGCTGATGATCATCCGCTCTTTCGCAATGCTTTGTTTCAAGCGATTCATATGGCGATCAGCGGTGCTAATCTTCTTGAGGCCGATTCGTTAGAAGCTCTTATTTCTCTACTCGGTAAAGAACCAGATGCAGACCTTTTGTTGTTAGACTTAAAAATGCCAGGAGCAAACGGCATGTCAGGACTAATACAGATGCGAGCTGAATTTCCTGATTTACCGATAGTCGTCGTATCTGCCAGTGAAGAACCATCTGTCGTCACTCAAGTAAAAAGCCATGGTGCGTTTGGCTTTATTCCCAAATCAAGCGACATGCGCGAATTGATCGCAGCGCTCAATCAAGTTCTTGGTGGTGAACCATTCTTCCCTGAAGGTTCGATAACTAATCATGCAGCCTGTACCGATTTAGCCGAAAAAATTGCTACCCTCACACCACAGCAATACAAAGTATTAGGCATGCTCTCCGATGGTTTGCTCAACAAGCAAATTGCTTATGAACTCAATGTTTCCGAAGCGACAATCAAAGCACACATGACGGCGATATTTCGTAAACTCGGCGTTAAGAACCGTACTCAAGCCGTGATACTACTTCAACAATTGGAGTCAGAAAGTTAA
- a CDS encoding MarC family protein translates to MLSIVLTQFVVLWAVIDPVGTVPVYLSQTQHLSIKQKRVVAFKAVAIATGLLLFFLIAGQLLLEAMQIPLPAFQAAGGLVLLLFALTMIFGESKPEQEQKLSQELSHSELADLAVYPLAMPSIASPGAMMAIVMLTDNHRYSLLDQSITAGVMIAVLVITLLFLLLASQIHRVIGNVGAAIISRVMGLVLAAVALNNLLMGIRDYFLL, encoded by the coding sequence TTGCTGAGCATTGTGTTAACTCAATTCGTCGTGCTTTGGGCAGTTATTGACCCTGTCGGAACTGTGCCTGTCTACCTATCTCAAACTCAACACCTTTCCATCAAACAAAAACGAGTTGTGGCGTTTAAAGCGGTCGCCATTGCCACTGGCTTGTTGCTATTTTTCCTTATTGCTGGGCAATTACTATTGGAAGCCATGCAAATACCGCTACCTGCCTTTCAAGCTGCTGGCGGACTAGTGTTACTCCTGTTTGCGCTCACCATGATCTTTGGCGAAAGTAAGCCAGAGCAAGAACAAAAACTGAGCCAAGAACTCAGTCATTCTGAATTAGCCGATCTGGCCGTTTACCCACTCGCAATGCCTTCTATTGCCTCGCCAGGAGCCATGATGGCTATCGTGATGCTCACTGATAATCATCGATATTCTTTACTCGATCAAAGTATTACCGCTGGGGTTATGATTGCGGTGCTCGTGATCACTTTATTGTTTTTATTACTGGCAAGCCAAATACATCGAGTCATCGGTAATGTCGGAGCCGCCATCATTAGTCGTGTCATGGGGCTCGTTTTAGCCGCCGTTGCTCTCAATAATCTATTAATGGGCATACGCGACTACTTTTTATTGTGA
- a CDS encoding DUF4212 domain-containing protein: MAFESQERAKAYWEKNVRLMIGLMVVWFVVSFGCGILFVDVLNQFQIGGYKLGFWFAQQGSIYTFLGIIFFYAWKMRRIDREFNVDE, encoded by the coding sequence ATGGCGTTTGAAAGTCAGGAACGAGCCAAAGCCTATTGGGAAAAGAACGTAAGACTAATGATCGGCCTAATGGTCGTGTGGTTTGTCGTATCTTTTGGCTGTGGCATCTTATTTGTTGATGTGCTTAACCAATTCCAAATTGGTGGCTACAAACTTGGCTTCTGGTTTGCTCAACAAGGATCCATCTATACCTTCCTCGGAATCATTTTCTTCTATGCGTGGAAAATGCGTCGAATCGACCGTGAATTTAATGTAGATGAGTAA